The following nucleotide sequence is from Fusobacterium hwasookii.
CCCCTTGACCCCCTTTGATACAACTTACGTAAATAAAAGCAGTGCTTTTAATTTATTTCAGTTGTAGTGGGGAAGTTTTAGCACTCCCCACACCCCTTGCTATTGCGAATTAATGTTTAAATTTTTATCGGGACAACGATAAAAATTCAAAATTAACTCGCTAGAAAAAAGCTAAAAATATAATACATTTTGAAGAAAGACAATATATATATTAAATTTGAAGAAAGGAGTAGTAAGTGAAAAGAATAGAGTTTAAACTTGAAGAAGAATTAATAAATTTGTTAAATAATAAAATAAATATAAAAGAACTTAGCAGGAGCGAATATATTAGAAATTTAATTTTAAAAGATATAAGTAATACTAATAATGCTGTTGATATAAGTACATTAAATAACAAAAAAAAATTAATAGTATCGCTAGAAAAAGTTGAGCTTATAAAAAAGAAAAGAATAGAATTTCAATGTGATGAAGACTTATTAAAATTATTAGATGTAAGAGCAGAAATAAAAGAGATAAGTAGGAGCGAATACATAAGAAATTTAATTTTAAAAGATGTAGGAAATATTAATAATAATATAGATATAGACACATTGAAGAAGATAAAAAAATTAACTGTTGAATATAAAAAAATGAGAGTAGCATTTAATAAATTAGGAGTAGTATTTAACCAAGGAATTAAACTATTTATTAAAGATAAAAAAGAAGAATTAGAAGCATTAGAAGATAAATTGATGAAGTTACTAGATGAAGAAAAGGAGAAGCTAGAAGAATATAAAAAGTATCTATTGTAAGGGGGGATATATGCCAATTTTAAAAGCAATAGGAAAAAACAAAGATGAAAAGAAAGGAAGTACCAAGCAAACATTAGCAGGAATGAAAGCAGTATTAAATTATATAGCAAGAGCAGGGAAAGAAGAACAAATTTATAAAGCTTTTGGAATAGGATTAAGTGATAATGTAGATAAAGCAAACGATAAGATAATATTTAATAAAAAGACACACGATAAGGTAGATAGTAACCTATATAAACACTATGCTTTATCATTCGCCCCAGGCTTCAATAATCTTGAATTAATAGAGAAGATAACAAAAGAATTTGTGCAGAAAGAATTTCTTGATAAAGGCTTTCTTGCTTTCGTAGGAATACACATAGACAAAGACCATTATCATAGCCATATTTTAGTTGATACAGTAAATTTTAATACAGGGTATAAGCTACATCAACTAGATAATGCAGACTTGAAAAAAGCGAGATATAAAGATAAAATTCTTCCTGAACAAGAAATTTCATTAGAGCATTTAAAAAATAGTATGGAAGAAATATCTTTAAATTACGGAGTAGAAAGTCCTGAAAGAAACAAAGAAAAAGACAAGAGTATTAATATTGGTACTATGTCAAAATATAAAGGAGTAACAAGTGAGAACTCTTGGCGAACTAGAATAGCCGAAGCATTTCAGGAAGTGGTATTAAATGTAACAACTACTACTGAAAATCTTCAAAGCAGATTACAAGAAAAAGGTATATATTTTAACAGATTTAACAAAGAAAAGAAGACCTTAACATTAGCTACACAATATCAGGATAATAAAGGAGTTAGTAAAAAAGGATTGGTTAAATTAAATAAATTAGAAGCAGAAGAAGATTACAGATTTAAAGTAACTAAGAATATCTATAATTGGGAAAATTTGTTTGAAGAATTAGAGAGCCACAAAGTTAAAATGTTAGAGCAAGAGAAAGAAATTATCAAAGAAGATAAGGAATTTAATTTTATGGATATTCTTCAGGAAAAAATTTTAGAGTATGATAAAGAAGTTGAAAAAGACAAAGAAATTAAGAAAGAAAAAGAAAAAAGTTATAGTTATAGTTATAGTTATGAAGATTATACACCTAGTAAAAAGTCTAATACAGAAAAAGAGTATATCCCACCTGTTGCACCTGTTAAGTCCGTGGAGAAAAAAGAAGAAGAAAAGCCAAAGGTTGTTGAATTAAATGCCATTGAAAGAGCCAAAATAAGCCAACAAATAGCAGAAGAACAAAGATTAAAAGAATTAAGAGCAGAAGAATTAGCAAAGAAGAAGAAGAAGAAAGCAACTGAATGGCTTGATGAGAAAGACCAGTGGGTAGACGAGAAAGATGAGTGGGTTAGTGAGTGGGAAGATGATAAAAATGATTGGGATTTAAGTAAATAAGGAGCATAAAATGGATAAGAGAGCAAAAGATTTCAATGATACTTTAAATTTAATTGCAACTGTTCCCAATTTATTGCAAAAAACGAATGAAAAATTGGAAAATGTAAACGATAGTATTAATAGTAACACAACTAGAATAGGGAATGTTAATGCAGAATTTGCAAAAATACACAATATAAATAAAGATTTATTAAATACTTTAAGCACATTGCAACCTGAAGAATTAATAAAAATAGTAAAGAATTTTCAGGATATTATAGAGCCATTAAAGAAAGAGATACAAAAAATAATACTAGAAGAAATATTAAAAAATATTCAAGAAAACATTGAAAATATAGTATTTAAAGAACTAAAAACCTTTGTAACTGATGATTTAAAGGCAAGTACAAAAAAAATTATAGAAAACTATGAGCAGGAAATAAAAGAAAAGATTTTAAATACATCTAATACTTTAATAGACAGTATTAAGCAAAATACAGAAGATATTAAGACTTTAAATGAAAATAGAGTTGAAATTAAAAAGAATGTAGAAGACTTAAAACAGAATATAGCAGAAGATAATACTATTAAATCAAAAATGTTAGTGGAAGACCGAGAAGAAAGAGCAAGAGAAATTGAGCAAATAAAGGTAACATCTAATAAAATTGTAAATAAAGTAGATGAATATAACTTTTTAAATAGTGCAGAGCTTCATTTTTACAATAATATATCTCAAGCTATATTTGGAGCAGTTTTAACAATAGCAGGAGCGATTAAAGGATACGATATTATCTTAATTTTAATCTTACTAGCATATACAGTTTTTAAAGGCTTCATCGCATATAAAGTAGGAACAAATGTAGATAAATATAATCTAAAAGCCATAGATAAGGAATTTTTTACAGATTTAAAAGACAAAATTGTCTTCCAAGTCCTTTATTTTCTTTCAGGAATTGCTTTAATAATCTGCAATATGATACTTTATGATTTTTTTAACAAAAAAATTAATATAAATCTATTTAATATAGCATTAATTACAGTAGATTTCATTACTAAATATCAAATTTTGGGAATTTTTATTATTAATGTTCTTGGTTTTATACCATTTTTAATATTTACAAAAATAGAAAATTCTTTTAAATTCGCTTTTAAGGAGCAGGAAACTTACACAGAAGATGAAAAAAGAAAAAATGAAATAGTTAGCAGGGGGTTTAAATTTATAGGCTTTTCATTACTTGGAATTTCTGTTTTTATATCTATTTATTACTTCGTTCCAACTTTATTTTTAAAGTATTAGCAACATAAGGCACAATTAAGGTTGTGTCTTTTTTTATTTAAGGGGAACACCCCTTAACAACCCCCTATTATGCGTCATTATCCCCAGTCCCCCCGACGAGCAGGGGAACTCTTGGGGACACTCGGCGTTGCTAGTTCTTATAGACCACCACTTCATAGCCACCCTTGTTACTTCCTATATAGTCCGTGGGGAAATACTCAATAATTCAGTTATTAACTTCTTATTTGTAGTATATTTATTATTCATTTTTATTTTATTTTGATATACTAATATTTAAAAATACTTAATTATACAATATTAATACATTTTTATTAATATAAATTACTATTTAAGTTCAGTATATAGAATATATTTTATATTGATATTAAATAATATTTATTATAGTGTACTATAACTATATCTATAACATATCATTACAATTTAAGTTCTATTATAGTATTTTATGTATTTAAAAATATTATATTGATTTTCAAATATTTTAAAATTAAAAATTTATTTCAATTTTTGCTAGAATACTGATTTTACCTTATATTCAGTATTATAGTGTATGTATAGTTTATATATAATATATCAGTGATATAGTTATAATATAGTTATATTATAGTGCATTATTGATAGTATATATAGTTACAATATAATATTGTTTCTTCCATTTTATTAATTAAGTGGTATAATATAAACATAACACTGATGAACACTGATACAAGATACACTATAAAATTGACAATAATTTATTATTGGAAATAAATAGAAAAAACTATCATTTTTTATAGTATATGTTATATTAGTATTGCATTTATTTTATAAAATACAAGGGAGGTTTTAATGTGAGCATACATCGTTTGACGCAGGAAAAGATTGACAGTATTAAAAAGAAAATTCAAGACAAAATTGATTTAAAAGAGATTATAATTGCACATTTTGGGAATAGCAAACACAGGTTTTATGAATGGTTGAGTAAAAACAGTTCTCATTTTACTGGTGTAGAATTAGATTATTTAAACTTTGTAATTGTTATTGATAACAAGGCTTCAGGAGCAGGAGCAAAAGTAAAAGATGAAGAAATGGAAGTAATTCAAGATAAAAAAGAAATTGATATTGAAGAAAAAAACACTATATTAACAGTACCTGTTCCTAACTTAACACAAATATCAATGATGAGCAGGAAAGACAGAGAAAACTTTTTACTAAGCAATCAAGTCATTGAAAAACTTGTAAATCTTCTAACTAACGAAGATATAAAAGACACAAACATAGTAATAAGAGATGAAGCAAGAAACTTAAAAGATTTAAAAATACAGAATATAAGGATATCAGAGCAAATTTATAAAGATTTTGTAAACATCTGTAAAAAACACAACTTAACTATAACAAGTGTTATTAATAGTATGTTTTTAGATTTCATCAATCAACATAAATAATATAGTGTATGTATAGTTTATATATAGTTATAATATAAAAAGGGAAGAATATGGAAAAAGCGAAAGTATTAAGAAATTTAGAAAAATTGTTAAATAGAGATTTTGAGTTTATAAATGCAGGAAGAATTTTAATAGTTTCAAACAATAAAAATATCACGGCAGATTTAATAAATTCTCTATGTTTCAAACTGGATATAGACCCAAACAGAATATATAAAGCAGATTTAATCAAGTTTATAGATAGTATAAAAGATTTAAAAGAAATTGATTAAAAACAGTCGTATAAAAGCAACAAGAAGCAGGAATGAAAAATCATTACTTTTTTAGTATTAAAGACTGTACAAAAAGAAAGGGGGTTTTAAAACAATATGGCAATATATGGTTATGCAAGAGTTTCGAGGGAAGTGCAAGACTTAACAAGACAATTAAAAGCCTTAACAAGTGCAGGAGTTGAGCCACAAAACATCTTTAAAGATATTGGAAGTGGGAAAGACTTCAATAGAATAGAGTATCAAAAGCTAGTCAATCAAACTTTAAAAGCAGGAGATACCTTATACATTACATCTATTGACCGACTTGGTAGAGATATGAAAGCCATAGAGCAAGAATACAAGGTTATAACAGAACTAAGACAATGTAAGTTAATTAGCTTAGATGAGCCTTTTTTATCTTCATCTAATGATGAAATTATGAATGAACTCCTAAGACCTATTCTTTTGAAGTTTTTAAGTTGGGTAGCAGAGAGAGAAAGAAAAGAAATGTTGAATAGACAAAAACAAGCCTACTCATCAATGAAAAAGGACTGGAAAGGACGATTGATAAGTAACAAGACAGGTAAAGTAATTGGACGACCTAAAAAGTATATAGACCTAACCAAAGACCAAAGACATAAAGTCGAAGAATGGATTGCAGGAAGTAGAAGTTGTCTATCTGTTGCTAAGGAGTTAGGAATTTCAAGGACTACATTATATAGAATAAGAGAGGAAGAATATACAGAGTAAACAAAAAAGGCTTCTCATTCAAGAGCAGTGAGGGACTACTCATATATTTTTTGAGGGGAGAGAAAAGCCTTTTCTGTTAAAATATTAATCTTATCAGTTGTATTATACCATAAATTAAAGGAAATGGAAATGTAAGGGGGAGTAAATGCTAACAACAGATGAATTTATAGATAAATTTTATAAAGAGCTACTAACAGATGAAGATTTAGAAGATATTAATTATCTAACTAACTTTATAGATACAGACAATACATACTGGGAAACAGTTGAAGAAGCAGAGGACTATATTATATTTAAAATAGTTAATAGAGAAGATAAATCAGAACAATTTTTTATATTTACCAAGAGAAGTTACAACATTTTTAAACTTCAATATGAGTACCCAACATTTATTTAAAAATCTAACAATACCAATAAAAAAACTAGCCAATA
It contains:
- a CDS encoding ribbon-helix-helix protein, CopG family; protein product: MKRIEFKLEEELINLLNNKINIKELSRSEYIRNLILKDISNTNNAVDISTLNNKKKLIVSLEKVELIKKKRIEFQCDEDLLKLLDVRAEIKEISRSEYIRNLILKDVGNINNNIDIDTLKKIKKLTVEYKKMRVAFNKLGVVFNQGIKLFIKDKKEELEALEDKLMKLLDEEKEKLEEYKKYLL
- a CDS encoding relaxase/mobilization nuclease domain-containing protein, translating into MPILKAIGKNKDEKKGSTKQTLAGMKAVLNYIARAGKEEQIYKAFGIGLSDNVDKANDKIIFNKKTHDKVDSNLYKHYALSFAPGFNNLELIEKITKEFVQKEFLDKGFLAFVGIHIDKDHYHSHILVDTVNFNTGYKLHQLDNADLKKARYKDKILPEQEISLEHLKNSMEEISLNYGVESPERNKEKDKSINIGTMSKYKGVTSENSWRTRIAEAFQEVVLNVTTTTENLQSRLQEKGIYFNRFNKEKKTLTLATQYQDNKGVSKKGLVKLNKLEAEEDYRFKVTKNIYNWENLFEELESHKVKMLEQEKEIIKEDKEFNFMDILQEKILEYDKEVEKDKEIKKEKEKSYSYSYSYEDYTPSKKSNTEKEYIPPVAPVKSVEKKEEEKPKVVELNAIERAKISQQIAEEQRLKELRAEELAKKKKKKATEWLDEKDQWVDEKDEWVSEWEDDKNDWDLSK
- a CDS encoding recombinase family protein; amino-acid sequence: MAIYGYARVSREVQDLTRQLKALTSAGVEPQNIFKDIGSGKDFNRIEYQKLVNQTLKAGDTLYITSIDRLGRDMKAIEQEYKVITELRQCKLISLDEPFLSSSNDEIMNELLRPILLKFLSWVAERERKEMLNRQKQAYSSMKKDWKGRLISNKTGKVIGRPKKYIDLTKDQRHKVEEWIAGSRSCLSVAKELGISRTTLYRIREEEYTE